The Lysinibacillus pakistanensis genome includes a window with the following:
- a CDS encoding AAA family ATPase, producing MIDNNLFRGDFIIITGGPGSGKTTLLDELQKNSYKYIHEVAREIIQTQVSSKGDALPWKNVKKYRDLMLDRSIESFISALSNPQKKPLFFDRGIPDTLAYTQLINLPISKKLESATRKYMYNKKVFILPPWKDIYKTDSERKQDFEEAVATYKIMFETYKHLGYELIEVPKLSVEERASFITENVVSWEL from the coding sequence TTGATTGATAATAATTTATTTAGAGGTGATTTTATCATTATTACCGGAGGTCCAGGTTCTGGTAAAACAACTTTGTTAGATGAACTACAGAAAAATAGCTATAAATACATCCATGAAGTTGCAAGAGAAATCATTCAAACACAAGTTTCTTCCAAGGGTGATGCGTTACCTTGGAAAAATGTAAAAAAATATCGTGATTTAATGTTAGATCGATCAATAGAAAGTTTTATTTCAGCATTGTCGAACCCTCAAAAAAAGCCTTTATTTTTTGATAGAGGCATTCCAGATACTCTTGCTTATACTCAATTGATTAATCTTCCTATTTCTAAGAAACTTGAGTCAGCAACTAGGAAGTACATGTATAACAAGAAAGTGTTTATTTTACCCCCTTGGAAAGACATATACAAAACTGATTCTGAAAGAAAACAGGATTTTGAGGAAGCTGTAGCAACCTATAAAATCATGTTTGAAACATATAAACATCTTGGATATGAACTTATTGAAGTACCTAAATTGAGCGTTGAAGAAAGAGCAAGCTTTATTACTGAAAATGTAGTATCTTGGGAGCTTTAA
- a CDS encoding GNAT family N-acetyltransferase, producing the protein MLIRSAKEKDCNILSDLAYKSKAYWGYTEDFLKQCKDDLTVTKEYIRENPVYLMESDNNIVAFYSFTINERKLDALFIDPTHIGKGLGRTIWDHLLNKAKELGINEFTLDSEPNAEGFYLKMGAKNIGSTPSSVFPDRHLPLMKVKVF; encoded by the coding sequence ATGTTAATTAGAAGTGCAAAAGAAAAAGATTGTAACATATTAAGCGATTTAGCCTATAAGTCAAAAGCCTACTGGGGATATACAGAAGATTTTCTAAAACAATGTAAAGATGATTTGACTGTAACTAAAGAGTACATACGAGAAAATCCAGTTTATTTAATGGAGAGTGATAACAACATAGTAGCATTTTATAGCTTTACTATTAATGAACGGAAATTAGATGCATTATTCATTGATCCTACTCATATCGGTAAAGGATTAGGAAGAACGATATGGGATCATTTATTAAATAAAGCTAAGGAGTTAGGAATAAACGAATTTACGCTTGATAGTGAACCTAATGCAGAAGGTTTTTATTTAAAAATGGGAGCAAAGAACATTGGCTCTACTCCATCTTCAGTGTTCCCTGACCGCCATCTTCCTTTAATGAAAGTTAAAGTGTTTTAA
- a CDS encoding serine hydrolase domain-containing protein produces the protein MTNTKVNLERLFNDIKERELLNGTVLVAKKGEILYEGAFGDAELSTYRPLTSRSVFNLASVSKPITATAILLLVQEGKLNLDDAVQKWIPNLPYEGITIRHLLNHTSGLPDYLDLFEKYWDKTKIADNDDLLMYLTKYKPERLFVPNERVEYSNTGYILLAIIVERVTNMGFSVFLQENIFKPLNMTCTQAIGVRKENIEIDDYAYGYVYDVYAGKYILADDFEESKMVTYLDGMLGDGGIQSTVRDLYLYERALSAGNLINDKLLQEAYKPAVTETETPFKYGFGWILEDDKEKGQIIWHSGGWPGYVTSLRRFINHDIVVIVLRNKEHDFDFDQHILLAIEQAAFDEPYELAEEKPPLERAQAISLDILKRLVGNYALTEHPDLIIHVFLENNRLFIKFPGSMKLELYAKTENSFFIRGLSIDVDFTTEGSKELVRIVDDAELRTAERQ, from the coding sequence TTGACCAACACAAAGGTTAACTTAGAAAGATTATTCAATGATATTAAGGAAAGAGAATTGTTAAATGGTACAGTTCTTGTCGCTAAAAAAGGCGAGATTTTATACGAAGGAGCTTTCGGTGATGCTGAGTTGTCAACATATCGTCCATTAACATCACGATCTGTTTTCAATCTTGCATCTGTTTCCAAGCCAATTACAGCAACCGCAATTTTATTACTCGTTCAGGAAGGTAAGCTAAATCTTGATGATGCGGTCCAGAAATGGATACCTAATCTTCCTTATGAAGGCATTACGATTCGACATTTACTTAATCACACGAGTGGACTCCCTGATTATTTAGATCTATTTGAAAAGTATTGGGACAAAACGAAAATCGCTGACAATGATGATTTACTCATGTATTTAACCAAATACAAACCTGAGCGTTTATTTGTACCGAATGAGCGTGTTGAATATAGTAATACTGGCTATATTTTACTTGCAATTATCGTGGAACGTGTAACTAACATGGGTTTTTCTGTTTTTTTACAAGAAAACATTTTTAAACCACTTAATATGACTTGCACTCAAGCCATTGGAGTTAGAAAAGAGAATATTGAGATTGATGATTATGCATACGGTTATGTCTACGATGTGTACGCAGGTAAGTATATATTGGCAGATGATTTTGAGGAGTCAAAAATGGTTACTTATTTAGATGGAATGCTTGGTGATGGTGGCATTCAATCAACTGTTAGAGATCTCTATCTTTATGAGCGTGCTCTAAGCGCAGGGAATTTAATCAATGATAAATTACTACAAGAAGCTTATAAACCAGCGGTGACAGAAACTGAAACACCATTTAAATATGGTTTTGGTTGGATCTTGGAGGATGATAAGGAAAAAGGTCAAATAATTTGGCATAGTGGCGGTTGGCCAGGTTATGTTACAAGCCTTAGACGCTTCATCAATCATGATATTGTCGTTATTGTACTAAGAAATAAAGAACATGATTTCGATTTTGACCAACATATATTACTTGCAATTGAGCAAGCTGCTTTCGATGAGCCTTATGAACTTGCCGAGGAAAAACCTCCTTTAGAACGTGCCCAAGCTATTTCGTTAGACATTTTAAAACGTCTTGTCGGTAATTATGCACTAACAGAGCATCCAGATTTAATCATTCATGTTTTTTTAGAAAATAACAGACTCTTTATCAAGTTTCCTGGTTCAATGAAACTCGAACTGTACGCTAAAACAGAGAATAGTTTCTTCATAAGAGGACTATCAATAGATGTTGATTTTACAACAGAAGGCAGTAAGGAATTAGTAAGAATTGTCGATGATGCCGAATTACGGACTGCAGAACGTCAATAA
- a CDS encoding SRPBCC domain-containing protein produces the protein MSSNSMVSRVENDCVLILERVFDAPRDFLFKMFKEPEHLKRWWGPKGWEIPVCTVDFRPGGVWHYCMKCVDPNQGQFFGMESWGKGIYKEIIEPEKISYTDYFSDAEGNLNDSMPSTEMTLDFIDFNGKTKLINRAEYVSAEALKTVMDMGMLQGITETWDRLDEIVQSLK, from the coding sequence ATGTCAAGCAATTCAATGGTATCAAGGGTAGAAAATGATTGTGTACTTATACTAGAGCGCGTTTTTGATGCTCCACGTGATTTCTTATTCAAAATGTTTAAAGAGCCAGAGCATCTGAAACGCTGGTGGGGGCCGAAGGGATGGGAAATTCCAGTTTGCACCGTTGATTTCCGTCCAGGAGGCGTTTGGCACTACTGCATGAAATGTGTCGATCCAAACCAAGGCCAATTTTTTGGTATGGAATCGTGGGGCAAAGGGATTTATAAGGAGATTATTGAGCCAGAGAAAATTAGCTATACTGATTACTTTTCAGATGCTGAAGGAAACTTGAATGATTCCATGCCATCGACCGAGATGACATTGGATTTCATCGATTTTAATGGCAAGACTAAGCTGATAAACCGTGCAGAATACGTGTCCGCCGAGGCACTTAAGACTGTTATGGATATGGGCATGTTACAAGGAATTACAGAAACTTGGGATCGTTTGGATGAGATTGTTCAGTCACTGAAGTAA
- a CDS encoding pentapeptide repeat-containing protein has translation MSQSFKIELPKIFSDLEKANFQDIFYDEDPYLSNCIIADTVIDKEVVEKLVVSKVIFKNAKFIDVSFRKIDLTDVIFENCDLSNANLREGIIHRVNFKNCKLLGTDFSEANLGNVSFEKCIANLCNFAVTRFKQVIFDNSILQSANFYDCSLNKVKFYESDINDVDFSQTSLKGIDISTCNFEKLNVTIESLNGCEVSTEQAIGFASLLGLKVKSLN, from the coding sequence ATGTCACAGAGTTTCAAAATAGAATTACCAAAAATCTTTTCAGATCTAGAAAAAGCTAATTTTCAAGATATTTTTTATGATGAAGACCCATATTTATCAAATTGTATTATTGCTGATACAGTAATTGATAAAGAAGTTGTTGAAAAATTAGTTGTATCTAAAGTTATCTTTAAAAATGCAAAATTCATTGATGTTTCTTTTAGAAAAATTGATTTAACTGATGTAATTTTTGAAAACTGCGATCTATCTAATGCAAACTTAAGGGAAGGTATCATACATAGAGTTAATTTCAAAAACTGCAAATTATTAGGCACTGATTTTTCTGAAGCTAATCTTGGAAACGTTTCTTTTGAAAAATGTATTGCAAATCTATGCAATTTTGCTGTAACCCGTTTCAAGCAAGTGATATTTGACAATTCAATACTACAGAGTGCAAATTTTTATGATTGTTCACTTAATAAGGTGAAATTTTATGAAAGTGATATTAATGATGTTGATTTTTCTCAGACTTCTTTAAAGGGAATTGATATTAGTACATGTAATTTTGAAAAACTTAATGTAACCATAGAAAGTTTGAATGGGTGTGAGGTTTCCACTGAACAAGCTATTGGTTTTGCTTCTTTGTTGGGATTAAAGGTAAAGTCATTAAATTAA
- a CDS encoding CPBP family intramembrane glutamic endopeptidase — MVFGLWLIIIFTLIYEPFIGYFGYQKFKFAVKENPNTRFKYYIKLIIGLWIPTISIILLVFFTDLDFKDIGLAYPNFNTKTLGNVITYSIFVIAILYLLSILYYFISYHLSDKFRTKFIQAKEEQLNTVSFSDIIPVTGKEKKLWNYVSLTAGVTEEIIYRGFLIFALSYIFPNFSIWLIIFCSSLLFGLAHTYQGLLGVLKTTIVGILFSGLYIGLGSILPLIVFHFLIDYVAKLGDSKTEDKHLIHNKT; from the coding sequence GTGGTTTTTGGTCTATGGTTAATAATTATTTTTACTTTAATATACGAACCGTTTATAGGATACTTCGGTTATCAAAAGTTTAAATTTGCTGTGAAAGAAAACCCGAATACAAGATTTAAATATTATATAAAACTTATTATAGGTCTTTGGATTCCTACTATTTCAATAATATTATTAGTGTTTTTTACAGATTTAGATTTTAAAGATATTGGGCTTGCTTATCCAAATTTTAATACAAAAACATTAGGAAACGTAATAACTTATTCGATATTTGTTATTGCAATACTATATTTATTAAGTATTTTATATTATTTCATTTCCTATCATTTAAGTGATAAATTTAGAACCAAATTCATACAAGCGAAAGAAGAACAATTAAATACAGTAAGTTTTTCTGATATAATCCCTGTTACTGGTAAAGAGAAAAAACTATGGAATTATGTTTCATTAACAGCAGGAGTCACAGAAGAGATTATATATAGAGGTTTTTTAATCTTTGCTTTATCTTATATATTTCCTAATTTTTCAATTTGGTTAATTATATTCTGTTCTTCGTTATTGTTTGGACTTGCCCATACCTATCAAGGGTTACTAGGAGTGTTAAAAACAACAATCGTTGGAATACTTTTTTCGGGATTATATATTGGTTTAGGTTCAATTTTACCCCTAATTGTTTTTCATTTCCTTATAGATTATGTTGCAAAATTAGGTGACTCAAAAACAGAAGATAAGCATTTGATACATAACAAAACATGA
- a CDS encoding ArsR/SmtB family transcription factor: protein MSGKIPGVNISTLSALSETNRINIVELLRQGPLTVGEITDQLELRQPQTSKHLKVLSDNGIVEVQAEANRRIYKLRPEPFQELDSWIQSFQCVMQERYDNLDAYLKELQKKERS, encoded by the coding sequence ATGTCAGGGAAAATTCCAGGAGTAAATATATCGACATTAAGCGCTTTGTCTGAAACAAACCGTATAAATATTGTCGAACTCTTGCGCCAGGGTCCTCTAACCGTGGGTGAAATCACCGACCAGCTGGAATTGAGGCAGCCCCAAACTTCAAAGCATCTAAAGGTTCTTAGTGATAATGGGATTGTGGAGGTGCAGGCTGAAGCTAACCGCCGAATCTACAAGCTCCGACCTGAGCCATTCCAAGAGCTGGATTCATGGATACAGTCCTTCCAGTGTGTGATGCAGGAAAGATACGATAACCTAGATGCATATTTGAAGGAATTGCAGAAAAAAGAAAGATCATAA
- a CDS encoding YjcZ family sporulation protein — MGYYGGNVGGINNCGNNGGGYGSSFALIVVLFILLIIVGATFMSGGY; from the coding sequence ATGGGATACTATGGTGGAAATGTTGGTGGCATTAATAACTGCGGCAATAACGGCGGCGGTTATGGTTCATCATTTGCCTTAATTGTTGTTCTATTTATACTTTTAATTATTGTCGGCGCTACATTTATGAGTGGAGGATATTAA
- a CDS encoding ATPase produces MPLTTGPIENTGNLPANATSVRVKVLNLTGGLLTGVVRVFRLNGTRQLLSTTPFAANANASTFVTAGVGGAFQYEVEIVPNQTGGLYSVYGRTASGNIIDAQRLVNSELTQIL; encoded by the coding sequence ATGCCTTTAACTACTGGTCCAATCGAAAATACTGGAAATCTACCGGCTAATGCCACTAGCGTTCGTGTCAAAGTTCTCAACCTTACTGGAGGTTTACTGACTGGAGTTGTACGCGTTTTTAGACTCAACGGTACAAGACAATTATTATCAACAACTCCTTTTGCCGCTAATGCCAACGCTTCTACTTTTGTAACTGCAGGTGTAGGTGGTGCGTTTCAATATGAAGTTGAAATTGTTCCGAATCAAACTGGCGGATTATATAGCGTTTACGGGCGAACAGCTTCAGGTAATATCATTGATGCCCAACGGTTAGTGAACTCAGAATTAACACAGATTCTTTAA
- a CDS encoding helix-turn-helix transcriptional regulator: MKNNIKELREQCNISQGKLAERCDVTRQTINAIENNKYDPSLKLAFDIARVLGVTMEELFIPYGNGEK, encoded by the coding sequence ATGAAAAATAATATAAAGGAACTTAGAGAACAATGTAATATTTCTCAAGGAAAATTAGCAGAACGTTGTGATGTAACTAGACAAACAATTAATGCAATAGAGAATAACAAATATGACCCGAGTTTAAAGTTAGCTTTTGATATTGCAAGAGTATTAGGGGTCACTATGGAAGAATTATTTATACCGTATGGGAATGGGGAGAAATGA
- a CDS encoding VOC family protein: MKKSFVHHLCIQTNTYTESLKFYTDVLGFKVVQESPDFHGRNFNTWIQLGDFYIELQTGKQNEILSDVNTNSQGLVHFCLWVEDLKSEVSRLHELGTKFLIKNNELIYHVENGSLCKIKAPEGTIVELRSNKDI, encoded by the coding sequence ATGAAAAAAAGTTTTGTCCATCATTTATGCATCCAAACTAATACATACACCGAATCATTAAAATTCTATACTGACGTACTAGGTTTTAAAGTAGTACAAGAATCACCCGATTTTCATGGACGAAACTTTAATACATGGATACAGTTAGGCGATTTTTATATTGAATTGCAAACTGGAAAACAAAATGAAATACTTAGTGACGTAAACACAAATTCTCAGGGTCTAGTTCATTTTTGTTTATGGGTAGAAGATTTAAAATCAGAGGTATCTCGTCTACATGAATTAGGTACCAAATTCTTAATAAAGAACAATGAGCTCATTTACCATGTTGAGAATGGTAGCTTATGCAAAATAAAAGCACCTGAAGGAACAATTGTAGAGCTTCGTAGCAACAAAGATATTTAA
- a CDS encoding IS110 family transposase produces the protein MNSNTNQKINQVSEKTLVIGIDIAKRTHYACAVDERGRVLQKSFPFSQTREGFDAFYERLLALRATHEKSEILVGFEPTGHYWMNLAAYLQAHGIPFIMVNPHHVNRSKELDDNLQTKNDQKDALVIARLMRDGRFSYPRILEGVEAELRNGTTLRAKIQEDVNALQNRMIRWLDRFFPEFTQVFKNFGKMAYAALEKTPLPMDIQGKTPEELLFLYRQVDGMKSPQLPKAKQLVEVAQSSIGLTEGLVMARIEIATLLSQYQLMQAQLDELTAQLIELAKQMTDYAYLASVPGIGDVTIVELLSEVGSLTQYEHPRQLIKLAGLTLRENSSGQHKGKKRISKRGRRKLRALLFRVMIPLIRHNEAFKQLHDYYTTRTINPLRKKQSIVVLCGKLLKILHTLCKKKVHFDVSQMMKDLYCLGEAA, from the coding sequence ATGAATTCTAATACGAACCAAAAGATTAATCAAGTCTCTGAAAAAACACTCGTCATCGGTATCGACATTGCCAAGCGTACACATTATGCATGCGCGGTTGATGAAAGAGGACGCGTGCTCCAAAAATCGTTCCCTTTCTCGCAAACAAGAGAAGGTTTCGATGCTTTTTATGAAAGATTACTGGCTTTACGTGCTACCCATGAAAAAAGTGAAATTCTTGTCGGTTTCGAGCCCACAGGTCACTACTGGATGAATCTCGCTGCCTATCTGCAAGCACATGGAATTCCATTTATCATGGTGAATCCTCATCATGTCAATCGTTCCAAAGAGCTAGATGACAATCTTCAAACAAAGAATGACCAAAAGGATGCGCTCGTCATTGCACGTTTAATGCGAGATGGACGGTTTAGTTATCCACGTATTCTAGAAGGCGTGGAAGCTGAATTGCGTAATGGTACAACCTTGCGTGCCAAAATCCAAGAAGATGTAAATGCCTTACAAAATCGAATGATCCGTTGGTTAGATCGCTTTTTTCCTGAGTTTACACAGGTATTTAAAAACTTCGGGAAAATGGCGTATGCGGCGCTTGAAAAGACACCACTGCCGATGGACATTCAAGGGAAAACGCCAGAAGAATTATTATTTTTATACCGCCAAGTAGATGGGATGAAAAGTCCACAGCTACCAAAGGCAAAACAATTAGTCGAGGTGGCACAAAGCTCGATTGGACTGACAGAAGGCTTAGTGATGGCACGCATTGAAATCGCTACACTACTTTCCCAGTATCAATTGATGCAAGCTCAGCTTGATGAATTAACAGCCCAGCTTATAGAACTGGCAAAACAAATGACGGATTATGCGTATTTAGCATCAGTACCTGGAATCGGAGACGTAACAATTGTCGAGCTGCTTTCCGAAGTTGGTTCTCTTACACAATATGAGCATCCACGCCAATTAATCAAACTAGCGGGACTCACATTACGTGAAAACTCTTCTGGACAGCATAAAGGAAAAAAACGGATTTCTAAGCGTGGTAGAAGAAAACTTCGAGCTCTTTTATTCCGTGTCATGATACCGTTAATTCGTCATAATGAGGCCTTTAAGCAATTACATGATTATTACACTACACGCACCATCAATCCACTTCGAAAGAAACAATCGATTGTCGTGCTCTGTGGAAAGTTACTGAAGATTTTACACACCTTGTGCAAGAAGAAAGTACATTTTGATGTGAGCCAAATGATGAAAGACCTTTATTGTCTCGGAGAGGCAGCCTAA
- a CDS encoding PadR family transcriptional regulator, protein MKKDRFSEPSLFILISLAEKDCHGYAIMEDIEKNYSIKLGAGTLYGAITRLEKAGYIQVLESDDRKKPYRLTDEGREYLSNQIKEIQAVTALGAKRLGLI, encoded by the coding sequence ATGAAAAAGGATAGATTCTCCGAGCCTTCATTGTTTATTTTGATTAGCCTGGCAGAAAAAGATTGTCATGGTTATGCGATTATGGAGGACATTGAAAAAAATTATAGTATTAAGTTAGGGGCTGGGACTTTATATGGGGCAATTACTCGTTTAGAGAAAGCAGGATATATTCAAGTCCTTGAATCAGATGATCGTAAAAAACCTTATAGGCTTACAGATGAAGGACGTGAATATTTAAGCAATCAAATCAAAGAAATCCAAGCAGTAACTGCACTCGGTGCAAAAAGGCTTGGCTTAATATGA
- a CDS encoding VanZ family protein, with the protein MGITEIISNIRFLMLPVIIIIGVEFLLITLYYFYRKRQLDKKQIPIKKLILGAIFVGYIVFVLELTIIGRGTSHYMQMNLQPFSGYIDAWKKYSLRDLQNCLFNILMFVPLGILLPLLIAKFKEFKWLLLVVVGATVSIETYQTLTGAGIFELDDLMNNSLGGIFGYQLYRLAASITHNKKIKMKSLIGNLAIPLLMGLIFLCMNIVYAQKEFGHLAINAYTKSNMSDVKVSTSLELSSASTVAPVYKKIIKNEDVEDLLQQKLGLSQVNTQDDKGSGEILVEDKDGVPYTLTKNDAEGQWWLTDNNYTPEQTSVIVQEEKAKSLMDKLSILPQDAEFTVQENGEFEWKLPDRPDLKRDYWTGDIELGLKQDGRVYSLAYSLHENRFIREVDILSPAEVYERIKNGDFPQIKYNALVQEEDLVIKKGDQIEIESIELSHMYDTKGFYQPIYNVSGKFNGNDWFTLIQARK; encoded by the coding sequence TTGGGTATTACAGAAATTATTAGCAATATTCGTTTTTTAATGTTACCAGTAATTATTATTATTGGTGTAGAGTTCTTACTCATCACCCTTTATTACTTTTATCGAAAACGACAATTGGACAAAAAACAAATCCCTATAAAGAAGCTTATTCTTGGTGCAATCTTCGTTGGGTATATTGTTTTTGTGTTGGAGCTAACGATTATTGGCCGTGGCACTTCCCATTACATGCAAATGAATCTTCAACCATTCAGTGGTTATATTGACGCGTGGAAAAAATATTCTTTAAGAGATCTCCAAAATTGTCTATTTAATATATTAATGTTTGTTCCACTTGGAATCTTGTTGCCTTTACTTATCGCTAAATTTAAAGAATTTAAGTGGCTTCTTCTTGTAGTTGTAGGTGCTACAGTGTCAATTGAAACGTATCAGACACTAACGGGAGCAGGGATTTTTGAGCTTGATGATTTAATGAACAACTCACTTGGTGGTATTTTTGGATATCAGTTATACAGATTAGCTGCCTCCATTACACATAACAAAAAAATAAAAATGAAAAGTCTGATTGGAAACCTTGCTATACCTCTATTGATGGGTTTGATTTTTTTGTGTATGAATATTGTCTATGCCCAAAAGGAGTTTGGTCATTTAGCCATAAATGCCTATACAAAATCGAATATGTCAGATGTGAAAGTATCAACCTCATTGGAATTAAGCTCAGCATCAACTGTTGCTCCAGTATATAAGAAAATCATTAAAAATGAGGACGTAGAAGACCTATTACAACAGAAATTAGGATTATCTCAGGTGAATACACAGGATGATAAGGGCAGTGGTGAGATTTTAGTGGAAGATAAAGATGGGGTCCCCTATACATTGACTAAAAATGATGCAGAGGGACAATGGTGGTTAACAGATAACAATTATACACCAGAGCAAACTTCAGTTATTGTGCAAGAAGAAAAGGCAAAGTCACTAATGGACAAACTTTCTATACTACCGCAAGATGCAGAATTTACTGTACAGGAGAATGGCGAATTTGAATGGAAATTACCTGATCGTCCCGATTTAAAAAGAGATTATTGGACTGGGGATATTGAGCTCGGCCTAAAACAAGATGGCCGTGTTTATTCGTTAGCCTATAGTCTTCATGAAAATCGATTTATACGAGAAGTTGACATATTGTCTCCTGCAGAGGTGTATGAACGAATAAAGAATGGCGATTTCCCTCAAATAAAATATAACGCACTGGTACAGGAGGAAGATCTTGTTATAAAAAAAGGAGACCAAATTGAAATAGAATCGATTGAACTTTCGCATATGTATGACACAAAAGGCTTCTACCAGCCAATATACAATGTTTCTGGAAAGTTTAATGGAAATGATTGGTTCACATTAATTCAAGCTAGGAAGTAA
- a CDS encoding GNAT family N-acetyltransferase gives MMDKKNTIVTLKECPDLEDEFDKLHHIGWAKFMKEDPIGAKYWGNLYSWFPEFQYILLNEESTPMACGNSIPFDWDGNEDNLPSGWDGVFEKGILDYQDNISPNSLSALAIVIHPKFRGKGLSELMVKEMKGLAIKNRIKNMVAPVRPSLKYKFPLIPMKEYISWIRDDGFPFDPWIRTHYKTGASIIKVAERSMVIPASIEMWEKWCGMKFPTSGSYILNEGLVPLEVDKAANKGVYIEPNVWMRHHLG, from the coding sequence ATGATGGATAAGAAAAACACCATAGTAACATTAAAAGAATGTCCGGATTTAGAAGACGAATTTGACAAGCTACATCATATAGGATGGGCAAAGTTTATGAAAGAGGATCCAATAGGAGCAAAATATTGGGGTAATTTATATTCATGGTTTCCTGAATTTCAATATATTCTCTTGAATGAAGAATCAACACCTATGGCTTGTGGTAATTCAATACCTTTTGATTGGGACGGTAATGAAGATAACTTACCATCAGGATGGGATGGAGTCTTTGAAAAAGGAATATTAGATTACCAAGATAATATATCACCTAATTCATTGTCAGCCTTAGCCATTGTCATTCATCCTAAATTTAGAGGTAAAGGTCTCAGTGAGTTAATGGTAAAAGAAATGAAAGGCTTGGCTATTAAAAATAGAATTAAAAATATGGTAGCTCCTGTTCGGCCTTCCTTAAAATACAAGTTCCCACTTATTCCTATGAAAGAATATATTAGTTGGATAAGGGATGATGGTTTCCCTTTTGATCCTTGGATTAGAACACATTATAAGACGGGTGCTTCGATTATAAAGGTGGCAGAAAGATCAATGGTAATTCCAGCATCAATTGAAATGTGGGAAAAGTGGTGTGGTATGAAGTTCCCCACTTCAGGAAGCTATATTTTAAATGAGGGGTTAGTGCCATTGGAAGTAGATAAGGCGGCGAATAAAGGTGTTTACATTGAACCGAATGTTTGGATGAGACATCATTTAGGTTAA
- a CDS encoding MarR family winged helix-turn-helix transcriptional regulator: MKSDDGDKLFKLVTEINEMHYEMNKIIIKEYQSLLDDDFSNNQTILMDIVKKFEAISIGEIAQLMKITSSAVGQIVTKLENEDYLMRMINPKNRREILVQLADKGFQYFEKEEKINREIVNRFYSEMELSEMEELKKILTKLSKIVEKKCTNQNWEETNLDQHKG, encoded by the coding sequence ATGAAAAGTGATGATGGAGATAAATTATTTAAACTCGTTACCGAAATTAACGAGATGCATTATGAAATGAATAAAATCATTATTAAAGAATATCAATCTCTACTCGATGATGATTTTTCTAATAATCAAACGATTCTAATGGATATTGTTAAAAAATTTGAAGCAATTTCTATTGGAGAAATTGCTCAACTAATGAAAATAACATCAAGTGCTGTTGGCCAAATTGTTACGAAGCTGGAAAATGAGGATTACTTAATGAGGATGATAAACCCCAAAAATAGAAGGGAAATACTTGTGCAACTAGCAGATAAAGGATTTCAATATTTTGAAAAGGAAGAAAAAATAAACCGTGAAATTGTTAATCGTTTTTACTCAGAAATGGAATTGAGTGAAATGGAAGAACTTAAAAAAATTCTTACAAAGCTAAGTAAGATTGTAGAAAAAAAATGTACAAACCAAAATTGGGAGGAGACTAATCTTGACCAACACAAAGGTTAA
- a CDS encoding DUF4288 domain-containing protein, whose amino-acid sequence MYNLFSVKLLFESTATSTINPAKIFEERIFLVKGGSSEEVCSIVKKHFEPETYENADGGINKVELVKILDVFELVDDLSESLNLKEVYSRYIIFENPSTTTEEAIEKYSLDK is encoded by the coding sequence TTGTATAATCTATTCTCGGTTAAATTGTTATTTGAATCGACAGCGACATCTACAATAAATCCTGCTAAGATATTTGAAGAGAGAATTTTCTTAGTTAAAGGAGGAAGCTCAGAAGAGGTATGTAGCATCGTAAAAAAACATTTTGAGCCAGAGACATATGAAAATGCTGATGGTGGAATCAACAAAGTAGAATTAGTTAAGATATTAGATGTTTTTGAATTAGTTGACGATTTAAGTGAATCTTTAAATTTAAAAGAGGTTTACAGTCGATATATAATATTTGAAAATCCTTCTACTACAACAGAA